The window ATTCTGCATCTTGCGATGCCGATACTGGGATGGGGGGCCGGTTCGATATTTTTCCCGGGTGATGATTTGACACAGACTGGATTTGTGCTCCTGTTTGTTATTCCTACGGGAGTTGTCAGCTTGGTGTGGGTTACCATATACGGTGGGAATATAGCGCTCACTTTGGCGCTCATTCTACTGGACACGCTCCTATCTCCATTGATTGTGCCGCTTAGCCTCTCACTCATCGTTGGAGCTAAGGTGCATATGGATCCATGGGATATTATGAGTGGGTTATTCTTAATGGTTGTGATCCCTTCTCTGATTGGCATGCTGCTTAATCAATGGACGAAAGGCAGAATTAAAACAACCTGGGGGCCGCGGTTGGCGCCTTTTTCAAAAATAGGACTTTTTGTGGTTGTCGCGATTAATTCATCGGTGATAGCTCCCTATTTGAAAGATATGAACGGTCAGTTGGTGAAAATCATTGCTGTTTCTTTCGCATGTGCAACCATCGGTTATTTGGCAGGATGGCTTGTGTCCCGGATGATGAGATGGGACCGTGAAGTCACAATTGCCCTCACCTTCAATTCGGGGATGCGAAACTTGAGTGCGGGTGCAGTGCTCGCTATCAGCTTTTTTCCACCGCCTGTTGCGCTTCCGGTTGTCGCGGGTATGCTGTTTCAACAAATCCTAGCGGCTTTATACGGGCAGCGTTTGGCTAAAAGGTATGGTTTGAATGGTCATACAGCCAAAGCAGCCTAAAAAATGAGGCTTCACTTAAAGAGATATAGAAATCCACAAAAACGAAAAGGAGTTGCCACTGAAATACGGTGGCAGGCTCCTTTTTACCTTCCGTATTGAAAAGCCCCTATCCAAAATTATTTGGACAGGGGGTTATGATTATTCATCTCTTAACTTTACCTTGGTTCTACGATTAA is drawn from Paenibacillus sp. V4I7 and contains these coding sequences:
- a CDS encoding bile acid:sodium symporter family protein, producing the protein MLIRLNKILEKAMPFITPSAVIVGLICSAWLHQLSFLVPWIFAVMTFAGSIGSNFKDLRRVMMHPLPIIANFIILHLAMPILGWGAGSIFFPGDDLTQTGFVLLFVIPTGVVSLVWVTIYGGNIALTLALILLDTLLSPLIVPLSLSLIVGAKVHMDPWDIMSGLFLMVVIPSLIGMLLNQWTKGRIKTTWGPRLAPFSKIGLFVVVAINSSVIAPYLKDMNGQLVKIIAVSFACATIGYLAGWLVSRMMRWDREVTIALTFNSGMRNLSAGAVLAISFFPPPVALPVVAGMLFQQILAALYGQRLAKRYGLNGHTAKAA